The Marinobacter szutsaonensis sequence ACCGCCGAACCCCACCAGGCGGCGCCGGTAATCCGGCTGGCCGCCAAGTCCGCCGAAGGACTTGAGGTATTGCGGGATCATCTGAAGCAGTGCATGGGCTTTGTTACCACCACAGAGGGTGGCTTCCTGGCCCGCCGCCGGCACCTGGATGCCCTGGAGCGGGCCAGGGATTCGCTGCTGCAGGGCCAGACCCAGCTGGAAGGCTACGGCGCCGGCGAACTGTTGGCGGAAGACCTGCGCGCAGCCCAGGATGCCCTGGGGGAAATTACCGGGCACCTGACACCAGATGAACTTCTGGGCAAGATATTCAGCAGCTTCTGTATCGGTAAATAGAGGAATACAGCCATGGAACAGTCACACAGCCGGGTGCTCGCGCTCGCTTCCGCGTTTCTCCTTGCCCTGGCACTGGGCGGCTGCAGCACGGTGTACTACAACACCATGGAAAAACTCGGTTTCGAGAAGCGGGATATCCTGGTAGATAGGGTAGAAGATGCCCGGGATGCCCAGTCCGAGGCCCAGGAAACCTTCCGTTCGTCCCTGGCCCGGTTCCAGAGCGTGGTGGCCACGCCTGATACCGAACTCAAGGAAAAATACGAGGAAATCCGTGACGCCTACGAGGACAGCGTCGATGCCGCCGACGAGGTGAGGGATCGCATTGACGGTGTCGAGGATGTGTCCGAGGCCCTGTTCGCCGAATGGGAAGAGGAGCTGGCTCTGTACGAGAGTGCTTCTCTGCGGCGTAGCAGCGAGCAGCAGTTGCGGGAAACCCGGAGCCAGTACCAGCAACTGATCACCCGCATGCATCAGGCCGAAGATCGCATGGATCCTGTCCTGCAGGCCTTCGAGGATCAGGTGCTGTACCTCAAGCACAACCTCAATGCCCAGGCCATCGGTGCCCTGGAAAACGAACTCGGCCGCATCCGTAGTGATGTCGACAGCCTGATTCGAAACATGGAAGCCTCCATCGCCGAATCCGAAGCCTTTATCCAGCGGTTCCGGGATCAGTAACCCGCATCGGGGGTAAGAGACAAAAAAGGGAAGCCTGATCATGGGCTTCCCTTTTTCATTTTCGTGGGGTTGGTCAGAGCTCAGCCGGTCTTGCGGACGTCGTCCTCCGCCACTGGCTGCAGTGCTTCGGTGTTGGTCCGGTTACCCAGAAAATCCGGCCGGGGCTTGT is a genomic window containing:
- a CDS encoding DUF2959 domain-containing protein, which produces MEQSHSRVLALASAFLLALALGGCSTVYYNTMEKLGFEKRDILVDRVEDARDAQSEAQETFRSSLARFQSVVATPDTELKEKYEEIRDAYEDSVDAADEVRDRIDGVEDVSEALFAEWEEELALYESASLRRSSEQQLRETRSQYQQLITRMHQAEDRMDPVLQAFEDQVLYLKHNLNAQAIGALENELGRIRSDVDSLIRNMEASIAESEAFIQRFRDQ